A window of Bradyrhizobium sp. AZCC 1610 contains these coding sequences:
- a CDS encoding DUF2946 domain-containing protein, translating into MRRRLKNFLPIVLIALVVQIFAPIGACWAASIAASDPLASAVICHGNGAPGAGQTDQANHRAHDGCCSVCSVLQTGAPVDVPQTAAIAVERVAEQVAWFDFAFRLTNARAGSHAQARAPPFIS; encoded by the coding sequence ATGCGCCGGCGGCTGAAGAATTTTCTGCCAATCGTCCTGATTGCCCTGGTGGTGCAGATTTTTGCACCCATCGGCGCATGCTGGGCGGCGAGCATCGCGGCCTCCGATCCGCTCGCGAGCGCCGTCATCTGCCACGGCAATGGTGCGCCCGGTGCAGGGCAGACCGATCAGGCCAACCACCGCGCTCATGACGGATGCTGTTCGGTTTGCAGCGTGCTGCAGACCGGCGCGCCGGTCGATGTGCCGCAGACCGCGGCGATCGCCGTCGAGCGGGTTGCCGAGCAGGTGGCCTGGTTCGATTTTGCCTTCCGGCTGACGAACGCTCGTGCCGGTTCGCACGCGCAGGCGCGCGCGCCTCCCTTCATTTCCTGA
- a CDS encoding sugar ABC transporter substrate-binding protein — MSGTEKSSTTRRNLLQTGAAAGAATALLGGLGINPALAAAARSEKPLKAAFSNAGLQATWCAQGKQAAEWWGKLFNVEVTWFDGQLDAVKQRAAIDNMASQKWDFVAIQAFGIGTLTQPVQKMIDAGIPVIDMDTLIAPLDQIKVHSFLAPDNEFMGASVTQALCNAMGGKGKIIMTQGALGHTGAQGRAKGFNTVVKQFPNIEVLDTQPADWDVSKTARLWETYLTKHPQIDAAFFHNDDMALAAYNIMKARNRSNILIGGVDAMPPAIQAVSEGRMFATVRNPSCRIHGGAIIAGVAAVTAGEKSGQGIPKHVITDGPVVTKANAAGMQWMEDHFLI, encoded by the coding sequence ATGTCAGGGACTGAGAAATCCTCAACGACAAGGCGTAATCTTCTTCAGACAGGGGCGGCTGCCGGCGCGGCAACCGCCCTGCTCGGCGGGTTGGGCATCAACCCGGCTTTGGCGGCAGCCGCACGTTCGGAGAAACCGCTGAAGGCGGCGTTCTCCAATGCGGGCCTGCAGGCGACCTGGTGCGCCCAGGGCAAGCAGGCGGCGGAATGGTGGGGCAAGCTGTTCAACGTCGAAGTCACCTGGTTCGACGGCCAGCTAGACGCGGTCAAGCAGCGCGCCGCGATCGACAACATGGCGTCGCAAAAATGGGATTTCGTCGCCATCCAGGCGTTCGGCATCGGCACGCTGACCCAGCCCGTGCAGAAGATGATCGATGCCGGCATTCCCGTGATCGACATGGACACGCTGATCGCCCCGCTCGACCAGATCAAGGTTCATTCGTTCCTGGCGCCCGACAATGAATTCATGGGCGCTTCGGTGACGCAGGCGCTTTGCAACGCCATGGGCGGCAAGGGCAAGATCATCATGACCCAGGGCGCGCTCGGCCATACCGGCGCCCAGGGCCGCGCCAAGGGTTTCAACACGGTCGTCAAGCAATTCCCGAACATCGAGGTGCTCGACACCCAGCCGGCGGATTGGGACGTCTCGAAGACGGCGCGGCTGTGGGAGACCTATTTGACAAAGCACCCGCAAATCGATGCGGCGTTCTTCCACAATGACGACATGGCGCTGGCCGCCTACAACATCATGAAGGCGCGCAACCGCAGCAACATCCTGATCGGCGGCGTCGACGCCATGCCGCCGGCGATCCAGGCGGTGAGCGAAGGCCGCATGTTCGCGACCGTCCGCAACCCCTCCTGCCGCATCCATGGCGGCGCCATCATCGCCGGCGTTGCCGCGGTGACCGCGGGTGAGAAGAGCGGACAGGGTATTCCGAAGCATGTGATCACGGACGGCCCGGTGGTGACGAAGGCCAACGCGGCCGGCATGCAATGGATGGAGGATCACTTCCTGATCTGA
- a CDS encoding TonB-dependent receptor domain-containing protein, whose protein sequence is MYSHRALGSASLLVLGSALSLTPSIAEAQTALPAVTVDAPRATTARPAARKPAVRSSARTQARPPSANPTPAASLTAGITPRVARALLYQAPTGQTESTIDRSQFDNRPAVTVADVLRESPGISVKQGNGPRDIGISIRGSNARNGFGIRNLVIFDDGFPVTQPDGLSRSDLIDPKAYGAIDVIRGPSSALYGNYATGGALNFRTRPGGTIDGAEYGVDGGSFGYLNNYLAYGKKVGNFEGSLFASDARGDGFIGNSWFNTQTVNFLGTLQATPDDRFTVKFINNNLDTRLPLRQTLSQYYQNPFQQGCTTGTNAAPGCPVVPLFNNGFNGLTTPHTATQAGLGRDDRRTIVGGRWEHDFDNTTTWRNQFVFDDRNISQPTGATSAIGDFPSYNYMSDVTKRGEIFGLESTTYFGAFYNTLTASSDSRFVMPGGNATLGRLQSNTWSETTNYGVRAREELMLTSSLTAVAGIGWETTHLKGINSAYDYGTSPVPNPTIIPTTADRRFQNTAPEFALLYKPNSEWQFRGRVATGYGTPQIGNLFVLSDGTPGNNTQLQTQKNLGYDLGFDWTPNNALKFSATGFYEFFQNELVTQATPKQGVTYTFNAPRSEHRGVELAADWKFYPGWRFTAAYTYLDQYYTEYAEDLRSQGASGTVFSFNRAGNKIPGISPHELTARLGYEQMWGPLAGLGAFVEVQWKDSFYMDNANLQKAPGYELVNLNVHYKTDLMSDYFKSLNLYFEVRNVFDRTYIASANNLGNSVSAGGLQGLSTTGTIYAGSPRAFFAGMKLAFK, encoded by the coding sequence ATGTACTCCCATCGTGCCTTGGGTAGCGCGAGCCTGCTTGTGCTTGGCAGTGCGTTATCCCTCACGCCGTCGATCGCCGAGGCCCAGACGGCGCTGCCGGCAGTGACCGTCGACGCGCCGCGCGCAACGACCGCCAGACCTGCGGCCCGCAAGCCGGCCGTTCGCTCATCCGCCCGGACCCAGGCGAGGCCGCCTTCGGCCAACCCAACGCCTGCGGCGTCGCTAACCGCGGGCATCACCCCGCGCGTGGCGCGGGCGCTGCTTTACCAGGCGCCAACCGGCCAGACCGAGTCGACCATCGATCGCAGCCAGTTTGACAACCGGCCGGCGGTTACCGTGGCCGACGTGCTGCGCGAGAGCCCCGGCATCTCGGTGAAGCAGGGCAACGGGCCGCGCGATATCGGCATCTCGATCCGCGGCTCCAATGCGCGAAACGGCTTCGGCATCCGCAATCTCGTGATCTTCGATGACGGTTTCCCGGTCACGCAGCCGGACGGGCTTTCCCGCAGCGACCTGATCGACCCCAAGGCCTATGGCGCGATCGACGTGATCCGGGGGCCGTCGTCGGCGCTCTATGGCAATTACGCGACCGGCGGCGCGCTCAATTTCCGCACCCGCCCGGGCGGCACGATCGACGGCGCCGAATACGGCGTTGATGGCGGCAGTTTTGGCTATCTCAACAATTATCTGGCCTACGGTAAGAAGGTCGGCAATTTCGAGGGCTCGCTGTTCGCCAGCGACGCGCGTGGTGACGGGTTTATCGGCAATAGCTGGTTCAATACCCAGACGGTGAATTTTCTCGGCACGTTGCAGGCGACGCCCGACGATCGCTTCACCGTCAAGTTCATTAACAACAATCTCGATACAAGGCTGCCGCTCCGCCAGACGCTCAGCCAGTATTATCAAAATCCGTTTCAGCAGGGCTGCACGACGGGCACGAACGCCGCGCCCGGCTGCCCGGTGGTGCCATTGTTCAACAATGGCTTTAATGGCTTAACGACACCCCACACCGCTACTCAGGCGGGACTTGGCCGCGATGACAGGCGAACGATCGTCGGCGGGCGATGGGAGCATGATTTCGATAATACGACGACCTGGCGCAACCAGTTCGTGTTCGACGACCGCAACATCAGTCAGCCGACCGGAGCTACCAGCGCGATCGGCGACTTTCCGTCGTACAACTACATGAGCGACGTCACCAAACGCGGTGAAATTTTCGGTTTGGAGTCCACCACCTATTTCGGTGCCTTCTACAATACGCTCACCGCGTCGAGCGACTCGAGATTCGTCATGCCGGGCGGCAACGCCACGCTGGGCAGGCTGCAGAGCAATACCTGGAGCGAGACTACCAATTACGGCGTTCGTGCGCGCGAGGAACTCATGCTGACGTCCTCGTTGACCGCCGTGGCAGGCATCGGGTGGGAAACCACGCATCTGAAGGGGATCAATTCCGCCTACGATTACGGGACGTCGCCGGTTCCGAATCCAACGATCATCCCGACAACCGCCGATCGGCGATTTCAAAACACCGCTCCAGAGTTCGCGCTACTCTACAAGCCGAACAGCGAATGGCAGTTCCGCGGACGTGTTGCCACCGGCTATGGTACGCCACAGATAGGGAATCTCTTCGTCCTTTCGGACGGCACACCGGGCAATAACACGCAACTCCAGACGCAAAAGAACCTCGGTTATGACCTTGGCTTCGATTGGACTCCAAACAACGCGCTCAAATTCAGCGCGACCGGTTTCTATGAATTCTTTCAGAACGAGTTGGTCACGCAGGCGACCCCGAAGCAAGGCGTCACTTATACATTCAACGCGCCGCGATCCGAGCATCGCGGGGTGGAGCTAGCCGCCGACTGGAAGTTCTATCCCGGCTGGCGATTCACCGCGGCCTATACCTATCTCGATCAGTACTACACCGAATATGCGGAAGACCTCAGAAGCCAGGGCGCAAGCGGGACGGTCTTCAGCTTCAACCGTGCGGGCAACAAGATTCCCGGCATTTCGCCGCACGAACTGACGGCGCGGCTCGGCTATGAACAGATGTGGGGGCCGCTTGCCGGCCTCGGGGCGTTTGTCGAGGTGCAGTGGAAGGACTCGTTCTACATGGACAACGCCAATTTGCAGAAGGCGCCCGGTTACGAACTGGTCAATCTCAACGTTCACTACAAGACGGATCTCATGTCCGACTATTTCAAGTCGTTGAATCTTTACTTCGAAGTCAGGAACGTGTTCGACCGGACCTATATTGCCTCCGCCAACAATCTCGGCAATTCGGTCTCGGCCGGCGGCCTCCAAGGCCTCAGCACGACCGGTACGATCTACGCGGGTTCCCCGCGCGCGTTCTTTGCCGGAATGAAGCTGGCGTTCAAATGA